The genomic region AGGTGGACGAGAGGGGACGTTAAGTGAGGGCGATTCATCGGTTATCAGCATCATTCGTAAAGTCGTCTCCACAAGGTAAATATTGTGACGGGGCAGGGCTATGGTTGAATGTTCGAAAAGACAATACACGCTCTTGGTTTTTTCGCTATACGCACCACAATAAGCGCCGTGAAATGGGACTTGGTCCTGTTGCAAAACTCTCTTTAAAAGAAGCGCGCGAACTTGCTAGACATTATAGTGATATTCTCAAAGAAGGCAATGATCCTATTGTCTTTCGCGAACAGACTATTTTCAAACAGCAAAGCAATATCTTCCAAGAAATTGCAAAAGCGGCTTTTGAAAGCAAAAAAGCAGAGTTGAAAAATGAAGGCAAAAACGGCCGCTGGTTTTCTCCACTAGAGTTGCACGTTATTCCACACATAGGTAATTTATCTATAGAAAAATTAACAGCCAATATCATTCGCAATGTTCTCGCACCCCTTTGGCATGAAAAAGCAGATACAGCGCGAAAAGCACTTAACCGTATCAATATTTGCTTGAAATATGCTGCGGCTCTTGGTTTAGATGTTGATTTACAGGCTTGTATGAAAGCACGCGCTCTTTTAGGAAAACCACGTGCGACATCAACAAATATTCCTGCTATGCCATGGCAAGAAGTGCCGGTTTTTTATCAAAACTTAAAGGATGATATCCTTTCAAATTTAGCACTGAAGTTACTCATTTTGACGGGAGCACGGTCATATCCATTGCGCTATTTGCGCCTTGAACAAATTGACAAAAATATATGGACGATACCAAAAGAAAACATGAAAGGTATTGTAGGGAAAGTTTCAGACTTTCGCGTG from Bartonella birtlesii IBS 325 harbors:
- a CDS encoding tyrosine-type recombinase/integrase is translated as MRAIHRLSASFVKSSPQGKYCDGAGLWLNVRKDNTRSWFFRYTHHNKRREMGLGPVAKLSLKEARELARHYSDILKEGNDPIVFREQTIFKQQSNIFQEIAKAAFESKKAELKNEGKNGRWFSPLELHVIPHIGNLSIEKLTANIIRNVLAPLWHEKADTARKALNRINICLKYAAALGLDVDLQACMKARALLGKPRATSTNIPAMPWQEVPVFYQNLKDDILSNLALKLLILTGARSYPLRYLRLEQIDKNIWTIPKENMKGIVGKVSDFRVPLSREALKVIEKSLPFEKKGFLFSGLKGNPISDATMAKYMTVCGLTYRPHGFRSSLRDWIAETTSTPFEIAETVLAHTVGSSVTKAYMRTDFLEQRRILLEQWASFISGKA